In a genomic window of Halalkalicoccus sp. CG83:
- a CDS encoding HalOD1 output domain-containing protein codes for MASNDGRDEWELIGRSQYDPTDDEKLVTTLVLAIAEAKDADPLDYSRMPPLADYFDPASLGDAFFDTGGRDGSRESSVVTFMYETYRITVANDGWISIYTPTGA; via the coding sequence ATGGCATCCAACGACGGACGGGACGAGTGGGAGCTGATCGGTCGGTCCCAGTACGATCCGACCGACGACGAAAAACTCGTCACGACGCTGGTGCTCGCCATCGCGGAGGCGAAGGATGCCGATCCGCTCGACTACTCGCGTATGCCGCCTCTGGCGGACTACTTCGACCCCGCCAGCCTCGGCGACGCGTTCTTCGACACGGGCGGGAGGGACGGCTCCCGGGAGTCCTCGGTCGTGACGTTCATGTACGAGACGTACAGGATCACGGTGGCGAACGACGGCTGGATATCGATATACACGCCGACCGGCGCGTGA
- a CDS encoding VOC family protein, protein MANPRAHHVGVTVTDLERVVEFYQDVLGLALLDRFDVSGEAFSEAVDVERATGTFAHLEGGGARIELVEYDPESEARSEAAVNQPGATHLGLAVDDLDAFHDDLPPEVETTSEPRTTESGTRILFLRDPEGNLVEVLEA, encoded by the coding sequence ATGGCGAACCCGCGCGCACACCACGTCGGCGTGACCGTGACCGACCTCGAGCGCGTCGTCGAGTTCTATCAGGACGTGCTCGGCCTGGCGCTGCTCGATCGGTTCGACGTCTCGGGCGAGGCGTTCTCGGAGGCCGTCGACGTCGAGAGGGCGACGGGGACCTTCGCCCACCTCGAGGGCGGCGGCGCCCGGATCGAACTCGTCGAGTACGATCCCGAGAGTGAGGCGCGGTCCGAGGCGGCCGTCAACCAGCCCGGCGCGACGCATCTCGGGCTGGCGGTCGACGACCTCGATGCCTTCCACGACGACCTCCCGCCCGAGGTCGAGACGACGAGCGAACCGCGCACGACCGAGAGCGGGACTCGCATCCTCTTCCTCCGGGATCCGGAGGGAAACCTCGTCGAGGTTCTCGAGGCGTAG